The Pseudomonas kermanshahensis genome includes a window with the following:
- the hfq gene encoding RNA chaperone Hfq, with protein sequence MSKGHSLQDPYLNTLRKEKVPVSIYLVNGIKLQGSIESFDQFVVLLKNTVSQMVYKHAISTVVPARPVRLPSPSDSEHGDSEPGNA encoded by the coding sequence ATGTCAAAAGGGCATTCGCTACAAGACCCTTACTTGAACACTTTGAGAAAAGAAAAGGTTCCGGTTTCCATCTACCTGGTCAACGGGATCAAGCTGCAGGGCTCGATCGAATCTTTTGACCAGTTCGTCGTGCTGCTGAAGAACACTGTCAGCCAGATGGTCTACAAGCACGCTATTTCGACCGTGGTTCCAGCACGTCCGGTTCGCCTGCCAAGCCCGTCCGATTCCGAACACGGTGACAGCGAGCCAGGCAACGCCTGA
- the hflX gene encoding ribosome rescue GTPase HflX — protein sequence MFFERHGGGERALLVHLEGQNPEAREDPQEFQELALSAGADIVSLVTITRHQPTAKYLIGSGKVEELRDQVKADEVDLVIFNHTLTPSQERNLERVFECRVLDRTGLILDIFAQRARTHEGKLQVELAQLEHMSTRLVRGWTHLERQKGGIGLRGPGETQLETDRRLLRVRLRQIKARLEKVRSQREQARRGRRRADIPSVSLVGYTNAGKSTLFNALTQSEVYAADQLFATLDPTLRRLELNDLGPIVLADTVGFIRHLPHKLVEAFRATLEESSNSDLLLHVIDAHEPDRMEQIEQVLAVLGEIGAEGLPILEVYNKLDLLEDVEPQIQRDADGKPERVWVSARDGRGLELVGQAIAELLGDDLFVGTLCLEQRFARLRAQFFALGAVQSEEHDEEGRSLLSVRLPKVELNRLVSREGMEPQMFVEQHTLQ from the coding sequence TTGTTCTTTGAGCGCCACGGTGGTGGTGAACGGGCGTTGCTCGTTCACTTGGAAGGTCAGAACCCTGAGGCGCGCGAAGACCCGCAGGAGTTTCAGGAGTTGGCATTGTCGGCCGGGGCGGACATCGTCTCGCTGGTGACTATTACACGGCATCAGCCTACGGCCAAATACCTGATTGGTAGCGGCAAGGTCGAAGAACTACGCGACCAAGTCAAAGCCGATGAGGTCGATCTGGTGATTTTCAATCACACCCTCACGCCCAGCCAGGAACGCAACCTCGAACGTGTCTTCGAGTGTCGCGTGCTTGATCGCACCGGGCTGATTCTCGATATCTTCGCCCAGCGGGCGCGTACCCATGAAGGCAAGCTGCAGGTCGAACTGGCCCAGCTCGAGCACATGAGCACGCGACTGGTACGCGGCTGGACTCACCTTGAGCGGCAAAAAGGCGGTATCGGCCTGCGCGGCCCGGGTGAAACACAGCTTGAAACCGACCGCCGCCTGCTGCGGGTACGCCTGCGTCAGATCAAGGCACGCCTTGAGAAGGTGCGCAGCCAGCGCGAGCAGGCCCGTCGCGGCCGACGCCGCGCCGATATCCCGTCGGTTTCGCTGGTGGGTTACACCAACGCCGGCAAGTCCACCCTGTTCAACGCCCTGACCCAATCCGAGGTCTACGCCGCCGACCAGCTCTTCGCCACCCTCGACCCGACCTTGCGCCGGCTCGAGCTGAACGACCTTGGGCCGATCGTGCTGGCCGACACTGTCGGCTTCATTCGTCACCTGCCGCACAAGCTGGTCGAGGCTTTTCGGGCTACGCTCGAAGAGTCGAGCAACTCTGACCTGCTGCTGCATGTGATCGACGCGCATGAGCCCGACCGCATGGAGCAGATCGAACAGGTGTTGGCGGTATTGGGCGAGATCGGTGCCGAAGGCTTGCCGATCCTTGAGGTCTATAACAAACTCGACCTGCTCGAAGATGTCGAGCCGCAGATCCAGCGCGATGCCGATGGCAAGCCGGAGCGGGTCTGGGTATCGGCACGCGATGGGCGTGGCCTGGAGCTGGTTGGCCAGGCGATTGCCGAGTTGCTGGGGGATGATCTGTTTGTCGGTACCCTGTGCCTGGAGCAGCGTTTTGCCCGCTTGCGCGCGCAATTCTTTGCCCTGGGTGCCGTGCAGAGTGAAGAGCATGATGAAGAAGGGCGCAGCCTGCTGAGCGTGCGACTGCCCAAGGTCGAGTTGAATCGTCTGGTCAGCCGCGAAGGCATGGAGCCGCAAATGTTTGTCGAGCAACACACTTTGCAATAA
- the tsaE gene encoding tRNA (adenosine(37)-N6)-threonylcarbamoyltransferase complex ATPase subunit type 1 TsaE — MSGLTLFLADEAAMVAFGARLAEVTGGHGVIFLEGDLGAGKTTLSRGLIRGLGHTGAVKSPTFTVVEPYEMGEVRAFHFDLYRLVDPEELEYMGIRDYFEGDALCLFEWPQKGAGVLPKPDLTITISPQASGRSLNLSPQGARGEAWCVALGKH; from the coding sequence GTGTCTGGCTTAACCCTGTTTCTGGCCGATGAAGCGGCCATGGTCGCGTTTGGTGCGCGGCTTGCCGAAGTGACCGGCGGTCATGGCGTGATTTTTCTCGAAGGTGACCTGGGGGCGGGCAAGACCACGCTCTCACGTGGCCTGATCCGTGGCTTGGGCCATACTGGTGCAGTCAAGAGCCCGACCTTTACCGTGGTCGAACCGTACGAGATGGGTGAGGTGCGTGCTTTCCATTTCGACCTGTATCGCCTGGTCGATCCGGAGGAGCTGGAGTACATGGGCATACGTGACTACTTCGAGGGCGATGCGCTGTGCCTGTTCGAGTGGCCACAAAAGGGTGCGGGCGTTTTGCCAAAGCCTGACCTGACCATTACCATAAGCCCCCAAGCGAGCGGACGCTCGCTGAACCTTTCGCCGCAGGGGGCTCGCGGCGAGGCTTGGTGCGTTGCACTGGGCAAACACTAA
- the mutL gene encoding DNA mismatch repair endonuclease MutL yields the protein MSGGSRIQLLSPRLANQIAAGEVVERPASVAKELLENSLDSGARRIDVEVEQGGVKLLRVRDDGGGISADDLPLALARHATSKIRELEDLEGVLSLGFRGEALASISSVARLTLTSRTANASEAWQVETEGRDMTPRVQPAAHPVGTSVEVRDLFFNTPARRKFLKAEKTEFDHLQEVIRRLALARFDVGFHLRHNGKSILSLHEAHDETARARRVGAICGPGFMEQALPIDVERNGLRLWGWVGLPTFSRSQADLQYFFVNGRAVRDKLVAHAVRQAYRDVLFNGRHPTFVLFLELEPNGVDVNVHPTKHEVRFREGRSVHDFLYGTLHRALADVRPEDQLAAPAAAADIVRPSGQQAGEFGPQGEMRLASPVLEQPRAPQFSISNGGSGSGYQSQYSPRPSQLLPAAESQAVYREFYKPLSDVAAAPSSLPESQGDIPPLGYALAQLKGIYILAENAVGLVLVDMHAAHERIMYERLKVAMASEGLSGQPLLVPESLALSQREADCAEEHAQWFQRLGFELQRLGPETLAIRQIPALLKQAEANRLVQDVLADLMEYGTSDRIQAHLNELLGTMACHGAVRANRRLAIPEMNALLRDMENTERSGQCNHGRPTWTQMGLDDLDKLFLRGR from the coding sequence ATGAGTGGTGGTTCACGCATCCAGCTGCTCAGCCCGCGGCTGGCTAACCAGATTGCCGCGGGGGAGGTGGTCGAGCGCCCGGCCTCCGTGGCCAAGGAGTTGCTGGAAAACAGCCTCGACTCCGGTGCCCGGCGCATCGATGTCGAAGTCGAGCAAGGTGGTGTCAAGCTGCTGCGGGTACGCGACGATGGCGGCGGGATTTCTGCCGATGACCTGCCGCTGGCGCTGGCCCGTCACGCCACCAGCAAGATCCGTGAACTGGAAGACCTCGAAGGTGTACTGAGCCTGGGTTTCCGCGGTGAGGCCCTGGCCTCGATCAGCTCGGTGGCGCGCCTGACCCTGACGTCGCGCACGGCCAATGCCAGCGAAGCCTGGCAGGTCGAGACCGAAGGCCGCGACATGACCCCGCGCGTGCAACCGGCAGCTCACCCGGTGGGTACCTCGGTCGAAGTGCGTGACCTGTTCTTCAATACCCCGGCCCGGCGCAAATTCCTCAAGGCCGAGAAAACCGAATTCGATCACCTGCAGGAAGTCATCCGTCGCCTGGCCCTGGCCCGCTTCGATGTCGGCTTCCACCTGCGCCATAACGGCAAGAGCATCCTCAGCCTGCACGAGGCCCACGATGAAACCGCACGTGCGCGGCGTGTCGGCGCCATCTGCGGGCCGGGCTTCATGGAGCAGGCGCTGCCCATCGATGTCGAACGCAACGGCCTGCGTTTGTGGGGTTGGGTGGGGCTGCCGACCTTTTCGCGGAGCCAGGCCGACCTGCAGTACTTCTTCGTCAATGGCCGGGCAGTGCGCGACAAGCTGGTCGCCCACGCTGTGCGCCAGGCTTACCGGGACGTGCTGTTCAATGGCCGGCACCCGACCTTTGTGCTGTTCCTCGAACTCGAGCCCAACGGCGTGGACGTCAACGTGCACCCGACCAAGCACGAAGTGCGCTTCCGTGAAGGGCGTTCGGTGCATGACTTCCTGTATGGCACCTTGCACCGCGCCCTGGCCGACGTGCGCCCCGAGGACCAACTGGCTGCGCCCGCTGCGGCTGCCGACATCGTCCGCCCCAGTGGCCAGCAGGCCGGTGAGTTTGGCCCTCAAGGCGAGATGCGCCTGGCCTCGCCGGTGCTTGAGCAGCCTCGTGCGCCGCAGTTCTCGATTTCCAATGGCGGCAGTGGCTCGGGCTATCAGTCCCAGTACAGCCCGCGTCCGTCGCAGCTGTTGCCGGCGGCTGAGTCGCAGGCGGTGTATCGCGAGTTCTACAAGCCGCTGAGCGATGTCGCGGCTGCACCTTCGTCGCTGCCGGAAAGCCAGGGCGACATTCCACCGCTGGGTTATGCCCTGGCTCAGCTCAAGGGCATCTACATCTTGGCCGAGAATGCTGTCGGCCTGGTGTTGGTGGACATGCACGCCGCGCATGAGCGGATCATGTACGAGCGGCTCAAGGTGGCCATGGCCAGCGAAGGCCTGAGCGGTCAGCCGCTGCTGGTGCCTGAGTCGTTGGCCTTGAGCCAGCGCGAAGCCGACTGCGCCGAAGAGCACGCCCAATGGTTCCAGCGCCTGGGCTTCGAGTTGCAACGGCTGGGCCCCGAGACCCTGGCGATCCGGCAGATCCCGGCGTTGCTCAAGCAAGCCGAGGCCAACCGCCTGGTGCAGGATGTGCTCGCCGACCTGATGGAATACGGCACCAGCGACCGCATTCAGGCGCACCTCAACGAACTGCTCGGCACCATGGCCTGCCACGGCGCCGTGCGCGCCAACCGGCGCCTGGCCATCCCCGAAATGAACGCACTGCTGCGCGACATGGAAAACACCGAGCGCAGCGGCCAGTGCAACCACGGCCGACCGACCTGGACCCAAATGGGCCTGGACGACCTGGACAAACTTTTCCTGCGCGGTCGATGA
- the hflK gene encoding FtsH protease activity modulator HflK has protein sequence MAWNEPGGNSNNQDPWGGRRGGGGGGGDKKGPPDLDEAFRKLQDSLNGMFGSGKKRGGGDRNVGKGRGYGLLGIGLAVLAAIWLYSAVYVVDEQEQAVVLRFGKYYETVGPGLNIYFPPIDRKYMENVTRERAYTKQGQMLTEDENIVEVPLTVQYKITNLQDFVLNVDQPEVSLQHATDSALRHVVGSTSMDQVLTEGREQMAVDIRERLQRFLDNYRTGITVTQVNVQSAAAPREVQEAFDDVIRAREDEQRARNQAESYANGVVPEARGQAQRIIEDANGYRDEVIARAKGEADRFSKLVTEYRKAPDITRQRLYLETMQEVYSNSSKVMVATKDGQNNLLYLPLDKMVEGSRNTSVPASGVSASANDAAARAAQDLQQQQQPPRTRESR, from the coding sequence ATGGCTTGGAACGAGCCGGGTGGCAACTCGAACAATCAGGATCCCTGGGGCGGTCGCCGTGGTGGCGGCGGCGGTGGTGGCGATAAAAAAGGCCCGCCGGATCTGGACGAGGCCTTCCGCAAACTGCAGGACAGCCTGAACGGCATGTTCGGCAGCGGCAAGAAACGTGGCGGCGGTGACCGCAATGTCGGCAAGGGTCGCGGCTACGGCCTGCTGGGCATCGGCCTGGCGGTGTTGGCTGCCATCTGGCTGTACAGCGCCGTGTACGTGGTCGACGAGCAGGAGCAGGCCGTAGTGCTGCGCTTCGGCAAGTACTATGAGACGGTCGGTCCCGGCCTGAACATCTACTTCCCGCCCATCGATCGCAAGTACATGGAAAACGTCACGCGTGAGCGTGCCTACACCAAGCAGGGGCAGATGCTGACCGAAGACGAGAACATCGTCGAGGTACCGCTGACCGTCCAGTACAAGATCACCAACCTGCAGGACTTCGTGCTCAACGTCGACCAGCCAGAGGTGAGCCTGCAGCATGCGACCGACAGTGCCCTGCGCCATGTGGTGGGTTCCACCTCCATGGACCAGGTGCTTACCGAAGGCCGTGAGCAGATGGCCGTGGATATCCGCGAACGCCTGCAGCGCTTCCTCGACAACTACCGTACCGGTATCACCGTCACCCAGGTCAACGTACAGAGCGCGGCAGCCCCGCGTGAAGTGCAGGAAGCCTTCGACGACGTGATCCGTGCGCGCGAAGATGAACAGCGTGCCCGCAACCAGGCCGAGTCCTACGCCAATGGCGTGGTGCCAGAAGCCCGTGGTCAGGCCCAGCGCATCATCGAGGACGCCAACGGTTACCGCGATGAAGTGATCGCTCGCGCCAAGGGTGAGGCAGACCGCTTCAGCAAGCTGGTGACCGAGTATCGCAAGGCGCCGGACATCACCCGTCAGCGTCTGTACCTGGAAACCATGCAAGAGGTCTACAGCAACTCGAGCAAGGTCATGGTGGCTACCAAGGACGGGCAGAACAACCTGCTCTACCTGCCACTGGACAAGATGGTCGAAGGCAGCCGCAACACGTCCGTACCGGCCAGCGGTGTATCTGCGTCGGCCAACGATGCGGCCGCGCGTGCGGCGCAGGACCTGCAACAGCAACAACAGCCGCCGCGCACTAGGGAGAGCCGCTGA
- the miaA gene encoding tRNA (adenosine(37)-N6)-dimethylallyltransferase MiaA, with translation MSGKPPAIFLMGPTAAGKTDLAIELTKVLPCELISVDSALVYRGMDIGTAKPSKELLAAHPHRLIDILDPAESYSAAHFCTDALQAMAEITARGKIPLLVGGTMLYYKALIDGLADMPPADASVRAELEAQARALGLVELHRQLAEVDPESAARIHPNDPQRLIRALEVCRVSGESMTAHRQRQFAESRGADAGAGGHLPYTVASLAIAPTDRHILHQRIALRFSQMLEQGFIDEVRSLRARSDLHAGLPSIRAVGYRQVWDYLDGRLSENEMRERGIIATRQLAKRQFTWLRGWSDVHWLDSLACDNLSRTLKYLGSVSILS, from the coding sequence ATGAGCGGCAAGCCCCCAGCAATATTTCTCATGGGCCCGACGGCGGCTGGCAAGACTGACCTTGCCATCGAGCTGACCAAGGTCCTGCCCTGCGAGTTGATCAGTGTCGACTCGGCGCTGGTCTACCGTGGCATGGACATCGGTACCGCCAAGCCTTCCAAGGAGCTGCTGGCAGCACACCCGCACCGGCTGATCGACATTCTCGACCCGGCCGAAAGCTATTCTGCCGCGCACTTTTGCACCGATGCCTTGCAAGCCATGGCGGAAATCACTGCACGGGGCAAGATCCCGCTGCTGGTGGGTGGCACCATGCTGTATTACAAGGCCTTGATCGATGGCTTGGCTGACATGCCGCCGGCCGACGCCAGCGTGCGTGCCGAGCTCGAAGCACAGGCCCGCGCGCTAGGCCTGGTCGAGCTGCACCGCCAGTTGGCCGAAGTGGACCCTGAGTCGGCGGCGCGCATCCATCCGAATGACCCCCAGCGGCTGATCCGTGCACTTGAGGTTTGCCGGGTGAGCGGCGAGAGCATGACGGCTCATCGCCAGCGTCAATTCGCGGAAAGTCGCGGCGCAGACGCAGGCGCGGGCGGACATTTGCCCTATACTGTCGCGAGTTTGGCGATCGCTCCTACAGATCGTCACATTTTGCATCAGCGAATTGCGTTACGATTTTCGCAGATGTTGGAACAGGGCTTCATCGACGAGGTCCGATCGCTGCGAGCCAGAAGTGACTTGCACGCCGGGTTGCCGTCTATACGGGCAGTGGGGTACAGGCAAGTCTGGGACTACCTCGACGGCAGGCTAAGTGAGAATGAGATGCGAGAACGCGGTATCATTGCCACTCGCCAGCTGGCCAAGCGGCAGTTCACCTGGTTGCGCGGTTGGTCTGACGTGCACTGGCTTGACAGCCTCGCCTGCGACAATCTGTCCCGCACCTTGAAATACCTGGGAAGCGTCTCCATATTGAGCTGA
- a CDS encoding N-acetylmuramoyl-L-alanine amidase: MRIRALVAIVGLLLTTVTVDALAVTQVKSMRLWRAPDNTRLVFDLSGPVQHSVFTLSAPDRLVIDINGATLAAPLNVATSNTPISSVRSAQRTPTDLRVVVDLKKSVTPKSFTLAPNAQYGNRLVVDLYDQEADAVAASTPPPPPTPVQTPVTTPAVPVSPAQPAIKLPPVPSGKRDIVVAIDAGHGGEDPGASGSRGQHEKDIVLQIAQELQRQINSEKGFRAELTRTGDYFIPLRKRTEIARKKGADLFVSIHADAAPSKAAFGASVFALSDRGATSETARWLADTENRSDLIGGAGNVSLDDKDRMLAGVLLDLSMTATLSSSLNVGQKVLGNMGRITSLHKQRVEQAGFMVLKSPDIPSILVETGFISNANEAAKLATRSHQQALARSIHTGVRQFFQQNPPPGTYIAWLRDTGKIAAGPREHTVRPGETLAILAVRYQVSVASLRSTNSLKTDELKVGQRLDVPATTLASQQ; encoded by the coding sequence ATGCGCATACGCGCACTGGTCGCCATCGTTGGGCTGCTGCTGACAACGGTGACCGTTGACGCTCTGGCCGTCACTCAAGTCAAGAGCATGCGCCTGTGGCGCGCGCCGGACAACACGCGGCTGGTCTTCGACCTGTCTGGCCCCGTGCAGCACAGCGTCTTCACCCTCAGCGCTCCAGACCGCTTGGTCATCGACATCAATGGTGCGACCCTGGCTGCGCCGTTGAACGTAGCGACGTCCAACACGCCGATCAGCAGCGTGCGTTCGGCCCAGCGTACGCCTACCGACCTGCGCGTGGTGGTCGACCTGAAAAAGTCGGTCACGCCCAAGAGCTTCACCTTGGCGCCCAATGCCCAGTACGGCAACCGCCTGGTGGTCGACCTGTACGACCAGGAAGCCGACGCCGTCGCTGCCAGTACACCGCCCCCGCCGCCGACGCCCGTGCAAACGCCGGTGACCACGCCTGCGGTGCCGGTGAGCCCGGCCCAGCCGGCCATCAAGCTGCCACCGGTGCCCAGCGGCAAACGTGACATCGTGGTCGCCATCGACGCCGGCCACGGCGGCGAGGACCCGGGCGCTTCCGGCTCGCGCGGCCAGCATGAAAAAGACATCGTCCTGCAGATCGCTCAGGAGTTGCAGCGCCAGATCAACAGCGAGAAAGGCTTCCGCGCCGAGCTGACCCGCACCGGTGACTACTTCATCCCGCTGCGCAAACGCACCGAAATCGCCCGTAAGAAGGGTGCCGACCTGTTCGTCTCGATCCACGCCGACGCCGCGCCTTCCAAGGCCGCCTTCGGTGCCTCGGTCTTTGCATTGTCCGACCGTGGCGCCACGTCCGAGACCGCACGCTGGCTGGCCGACACGGAAAACCGCTCCGACCTGATCGGCGGCGCCGGCAACGTCAGCCTCGACGACAAGGACCGCATGCTCGCGGGCGTGTTGCTCGACCTGTCGATGACCGCCACGCTCAGCTCCAGCCTCAATGTGGGCCAGAAGGTACTGGGCAACATGGGCCGCATCACCTCGCTGCACAAGCAGCGTGTGGAGCAGGCAGGCTTTATGGTGCTCAAGTCGCCGGATATCCCGTCGATTCTCGTTGAAACCGGGTTTATCTCCAACGCCAACGAAGCCGCCAAGCTGGCTACCCGCAGCCATCAGCAGGCACTGGCCCGCTCGATCCATACCGGCGTGCGCCAGTTCTTCCAGCAAAACCCACCGCCGGGCACTTACATTGCCTGGCTGCGCGACACCGGCAAGATCGCGGCCGGCCCACGTGAACACACCGTGCGCCCGGGTGAGACCTTGGCCATACTCGCGGTGCGCTATCAGGTCAGCGTGGCCAGCCTGCGCAGCACTAACAGCCTCAAGACCGATGAGCTGAAAGTCGGCCAGCGTCTGGACGTGCCGGCCACTACCCTGGCTTCGCAGCAATGA